From Streptomyces asiaticus, one genomic window encodes:
- a CDS encoding dihydroorotase, protein MSDTHKTLLRGAKVLGGEPRDVLIEGERIAAVGTGLDADGATVIDATGQILLPGLVDLHTHLREPGREDSETVLTGTRAAAIGGFTAVHAMANTFPVADTAGVVEQVWRLGKESGYCDVQPIGAVTVGLEGKKLAELGAMHDSAAGVRVFSDDGKCVDDAVIMRRALEYVKAFDGVIAQHAQEPRLTEGAQMNEGVVSAELGLGGWPAVAEESIIARDVLLAAHVGSRVHICHLSTAGSVEIVRWAKSKGWNVTAEVTPHHLLLTDELVRSYDPVYKVNPPLRTEADVMALREALADGTIDCVATDHAPHPHEDKDCEWGAAAMGMVGLETALSVVQHTMVDTGLLDWTGVADRMSARPSAIGRLTGHGRPIAAGEPANLTLLDSAYRGVVNPAGFASRSRNTPYEGRELPGRVTYTFLRGRATVVDGKLA, encoded by the coding sequence ATGAGCGACACCCACAAGACGCTGCTGCGCGGGGCGAAGGTGCTCGGCGGTGAGCCGCGTGACGTGCTGATCGAGGGCGAGCGCATCGCCGCGGTCGGCACCGGCCTCGACGCCGACGGCGCCACCGTGATCGACGCCACCGGGCAGATCCTGCTGCCGGGCCTGGTCGACCTCCACACCCATCTGCGCGAGCCCGGCCGGGAGGACTCCGAGACGGTCCTCACCGGCACCCGGGCCGCCGCGATCGGCGGCTTCACCGCCGTCCACGCCATGGCCAACACCTTCCCGGTGGCCGACACCGCGGGCGTCGTCGAGCAGGTGTGGCGGCTGGGCAAGGAGTCCGGCTACTGCGACGTACAGCCCATCGGGGCGGTGACCGTGGGCCTGGAGGGCAAGAAGCTCGCCGAGCTGGGCGCGATGCACGACTCCGCCGCCGGGGTGCGGGTCTTCTCCGACGACGGCAAGTGCGTGGACGACGCGGTGATCATGCGCCGCGCGCTGGAGTACGTGAAGGCGTTCGACGGCGTCATCGCCCAGCACGCCCAGGAGCCCCGGCTCACCGAGGGCGCCCAGATGAACGAGGGCGTCGTCTCCGCCGAGCTGGGCCTGGGCGGCTGGCCGGCCGTCGCCGAGGAGTCGATCATCGCCCGCGATGTGCTGCTCGCCGCGCACGTCGGCTCCCGGGTGCACATCTGCCATCTGTCCACCGCGGGCTCGGTGGAGATCGTCCGCTGGGCCAAGTCCAAGGGCTGGAACGTCACCGCCGAGGTCACCCCGCACCACCTGCTGCTGACCGACGAGCTCGTACGCTCCTACGACCCCGTCTACAAGGTGAACCCGCCGCTGCGCACCGAGGCCGATGTGATGGCGCTGCGCGAGGCGCTCGCCGACGGCACCATCGACTGCGTGGCCACCGACCACGCCCCGCATCCGCACGAGGACAAGGACTGCGAGTGGGGCGCGGCGGCCATGGGCATGGTGGGCCTGGAGACGGCGCTGTCCGTGGTCCAGCACACCATGGTGGACACCGGGCTGCTGGACTGGACGGGCGTCGCCGACCGGATGTCGGCGCGGCCCTCGGCCATCGGCCGCCTGACCGGTCACGGCCGTCCCATCGCCGCCGGGGAGCCCGCCAACCTCACCCTGCTCGACTCGGCTTACCGTGGTGTGGTGAACCCCGCGGGCTTCGCCTCCCGCAGCCGCAACACCCCCTACGAGGGCCGCGAACTGCCGGGCCGCGTGACGTACACCTTCCTGCGGGGCCGGGCGACGGTTGTGGACGGGAAGCTGGCGTGA
- a CDS encoding aspartate carbamoyltransferase catalytic subunit encodes MKRHLISAADLSRDDAVLILDTAEELARLADRPIKKLPTLRGRTVVNLFFEDSTRTRISFEAAAKRLSADVINFSAKGSSVSKGESLKDTALTLEAMGADAVVIRHHASGAPHRLATSGWINGAVVNAGDGTHEHPTQALLDAFTMRRRLASGASGVGQDLSGRRITIVGDVLHSRVARSNVHLLSTLGAEVTLVAPPTLVPFGVESWPCEVSYDLDAVIGKTDAVMMLRVQRERMNAAFFPTEREYARRYGLDGDRMARMPEHAIVMHPGPMNRGMEITADVADSDRCTAVEQVANGVSIRMAVLYLLLGGNESAVAAARTEESK; translated from the coding sequence ATGAAGCGCCACCTCATCTCGGCCGCCGATCTCTCGCGCGACGACGCCGTCCTGATCCTCGACACCGCCGAGGAACTGGCCCGGCTCGCCGACCGGCCGATCAAGAAACTGCCGACCCTGCGCGGCCGTACCGTCGTCAACCTCTTCTTCGAGGACTCCACCCGCACCCGCATCTCGTTCGAGGCGGCCGCCAAGCGGCTTTCCGCCGACGTGATCAACTTCTCCGCCAAGGGGTCCTCGGTCTCCAAGGGCGAGTCCCTGAAGGACACCGCGCTCACCCTGGAGGCGATGGGCGCCGACGCCGTGGTGATCCGCCACCACGCCTCCGGCGCCCCGCACCGGCTGGCCACCTCCGGCTGGATCAACGGCGCCGTGGTGAACGCCGGCGACGGCACCCATGAGCACCCCACCCAGGCGCTGCTCGACGCGTTCACCATGCGCCGCCGGCTGGCCTCCGGGGCGTCCGGCGTGGGCCAGGACCTGTCCGGCCGCCGGATCACCATCGTCGGCGACGTCCTGCACAGCCGGGTGGCCCGCTCCAACGTCCATCTGCTGTCCACCCTGGGCGCCGAGGTCACCCTGGTCGCCCCGCCGACGCTGGTCCCCTTCGGCGTGGAGAGCTGGCCCTGCGAGGTCTCCTACGACCTGGACGCGGTGATCGGCAAGACCGACGCCGTGATGATGCTGCGGGTCCAGCGCGAGCGCATGAACGCCGCGTTCTTCCCCACCGAGCGGGAGTACGCCCGCCGCTACGGCCTGGACGGCGACCGGATGGCGCGGATGCCCGAGCACGCCATCGTGATGCACCCCGGCCCCATGAACCGCGGCATGGAGATCACCGCCGATGTCGCGGACTCCGACCGCTGCACCGCCGTCGAGCAGGTCGCCAACGGGGTCTCGATCCGCATGGCCGTCCTGTACCTGCTGCTCGGCGGGAACGAGTCCGCCGTCGCCGCCGCCCGCACCGAGGAGAGCAAGTGA